GATTAGAGAACATCGTGCAGAAGGTATTGATAATCTCCACTAGCCTTGGATGAGATGTTTCGAAGCCCTGAACCGATGAGGCCAGACCTTCAATCGACAAATTGAGGAGCGCCGGATTTTTTTCACTGCGTGTGGCTTCGCGGGCTGATAATTCGGCAAATCCTGTTATGCTTTCCGCCTGCTCATAGTGAGTCTGGGAAAGGTCAGCAATTTCCGTCCTCAGAGTCGTCAGGAGGGTCAACAGCTCGGCTTTGTCACTCTCTTTGACCGCTTCGCTCTGCTTCAGCCTCTCTTCAATCTTGTCAAGATGATCCTGAATCATTTCCTTCCACCTTAATTCGCCTTCATTCCAAATGTCCCCCGAACCTCTCCGCCCCAGAGATAAAAGCATACGATGGGTGGCCTTGTGTGTCAATGAATTTTTGGGGGTCAGGTCACCTTAACTCTCCTTAAGGATTGTCTTTGTGATGGAAAGAACCGGAAGAGATCAGCAATCATACACTTATCTTTTCGCGTGTTTCGCTTTACCATACCTACCTGGTATGTGACTCTCATTTTATCAACATTACAGGTACATGAGAATCATGCAGCACCTTGAGAGCCATACCCCATATTTTGTGGCCGTTATTCCATTGACACACAAGACCACTTATCTTATATTTCTCCTACAAATAAGCAATCTCTTATCAATTAAAGGAGGAGAGCATGAAGAAATCCGGTTTTACATTCGCCGCCCTTGCTTTTTTCACGGCAGCCATCGTTCTGACGTCTGGTCTTGCGAACGCCCAGGGCGTGGGCCCCTCGGATGCCAGGGCGAAGGAAGCCTTCAAAACCATCCTGTCGTCCGCCGATACCAACAAGGACAGCAAGCTCAGCTTGCAGGAGTGCTATGCCATCTGGAAGGACAAAAAGATGGCCGAAAAGAATTGCAAGAACTGGGATGCCAACCGCGACGGGACCATCACCGAGGACGAGTACGTCAAGCAGTCGAAGAAGCTGATGAAATGACACCCGCCTTTCAAACCGAACTGAATGAACAACTCAAAAAATATGTAATATGTAATTTGGGGACAGCG
This genomic stretch from Deltaproteobacteria bacterium harbors:
- a CDS encoding DUF4404 family protein, with the protein product MIQDHLDKIEERLKQSEAVKESDKAELLTLLTTLRTEIADLSQTHYEQAESITGFAELSAREATRSEKNPALLNLSIEGLASSVQGFETSHPRLVEIINTFCTMFSNLGI